The Triticum aestivum cultivar Chinese Spring chromosome 3A, IWGSC CS RefSeq v2.1, whole genome shotgun sequence genome includes a region encoding these proteins:
- the LOC123062046 gene encoding uncharacterized protein At4g10930 isoform X3, producing the protein MVGVNSESKDDLLEGSLGSETAQEAFYCNSHPSYSIDDLSHEAVANACIPRNKDISCSSHNKSSETNLARTVSSEPTQRSSELSAMRESACILFSAEHGNILNEQSEVPQDGLSYSLLCRSKEAESTGEDAALPRNSNGKSPVIKSAQLSSAASKVARSADVDMINSDAVQKRKNDQNTQLPPMEDRQNASDMESGDEISHPAKKAKLGVPDQEMYLIANSGVSSSDCHATSIAAEVIASDTSKIATQNKYVPDIMSIVEGESYMRDPGRELAKPVGRRAGDKPGLRMKKILHKDGKESTAVVQKLQQEIREVVRDNGISILKKDNAFDEKLLTAFRSAIGKSMDGPAKKPNLSLARKSLLQKGKIRENLTKKLYASSTGRRRSAWHRDREVDFWKHRCSPGINPEKIETLQSVLQLLKKSSGTGTRKESAEEKKAFLSRLYLADASVVPRKGDIKPLSALEGSLPFDKNSQIKGDDGKSTNKPAPVTQTIKINSPNSTGKVSSSSTLSKEALSRRENKNGQAPQNKQNQSAGDIKQDKRKWALEILARKNASSIGSKDQTEGTDDLSRNYPLLAKLPVDMRPQLTTGRHNKVPMSVRQAQLYRIAEYYLQRANLDVIRRCADTELAIADAVNVENDIYGKSSSKSVYVNLCSQATRQSAKPKPENDASTLTEKAEVSSDLISQQVTTENTNSGSSNVEEALDRAGLLDIPATAGQTDKSELAGVLEQNASENTVCFNSVEEVLKRAGLFDSPPNSPERKSTTAEGNSRTVSGSPISTQQKYTNTDDTYLVNLDSEPSRSLQSSSDSRVRDASPLKDEDDSSVQVLDDANCQNLDQRPSYQQPKCNSEDDQKLIPSGETTDVTANETLSVNLAEVDKCSLQCEKTSQTDKETVADIPDEVTGHVENSKEVDITVSDLHNKSSHGNNVPKEGEGIRQAVKLEPGKEKSSSGNQELNRKHSKADKSSTHPAESVDSLKKPAPDPGNNSASDSSSSVHKKVEMFVKENIRPLCKSGVITVEQYRWAVAKTAEKVMKHHSEAKNANFLIKEGDKVKKLALQYVEAAQQKIS; encoded by the exons ATGGTTGGTGTAAATTCTGAAAGTAAGGATGATCTACTAGAAGGTTCACTAGGCTCGGAGACAGCCCAAGAAGCATTTTATTGCAATTCACATCCAAGTTATTCCATAGATGATTTATCACATGAGGCTGTTGCAAATGCCTGTATCCCGAGGAACAAAGATATTTCCTGTAGCTCACACAATAAATCTTCTGAAACTAATCTGGCTCGCACGGTTTCTTCTGAACCAACACAAAGATCATCAGAACTTTCAGCAATGCGTGAGTCAGCATGTATCTTATTTAGCGCAGAGCATGGTAACATTTTGAATGAACAATCGGAAGTACCACAAGATGGGCTATCTTATTCATTATTATGTAGAAGTAAGGAGGCTGAAAGTACAGGAGAGGATGCTGCGCTGCCTAGAAACAGTAATGGGAAATCTCCAGTCATCAAATCTGCACAACTTTCATCAGCAG CTAGTAAGGTGGCAAGATCAGCTGATGTTGATATGATCAACTCAGACGCAGTTCAGAAGAGGAAAAATGACCAGAACACGCAGTTGCCACCCAT GGAGGATAGACAAAATGCCAGTGACATGGAATCAGGAGATGAAATTAGTCATCCTGCGAAGAAAGCAAAACTGGGAGTGCCGGATCAGGAAATGTATCTCATTGcaaactcaggcgtttcttcatcaGACTGCCATGCTACTTCGATTGCAGCCGAAGTTATTGCCAGTGATACATCAAAAATTGCCACACAGAATAAATATGTCCCTGATATAATGAGTATAGTTGAAGGAGAGAGCTATATGAGGGATCCTGGCAGGGAGCTGGCGAAGCCTGTAGGCAGAAGGGCAGGAGATAAGCCTGGTCTTAGAATGAAGAAGATTTTACACAAGGACGGAAAAGAATCAACTGCTGTAGTTCAGAAGCTACAACAAGAGATAAGGGAAGTAGTTAGAGATAATGGTATTAGTATACTCAAGAAGGATAACGCTTTTGACGAAAAACTTTTGACCGCATTCCGTTCAGCAATTGGGAAGTCCATGGATGGACCAGCCAAAAAACCCAACCTTTCACTCGCAAGGAAGTCACTGCTTCAAAAGGGCAAGATACGTGAGAATCTGACCAAGAAGTTGTATGCATCGTCCACAGGAAGGAGACGAAGTGCATGGCACCGTGACAGGGAAGTTGACTTCTGGAAACATCGTTGCTCCCCAGGGATAAATCCTGAAAAGATTGAGACACTGCAATCAGTACTTCAGTTACTCAAGAAATCCTCAGGTACTGGCACGCGCAAAGAAAGTGCTGAAGAGAAGAAAGCCTTTTTGTCCAGGTTATATCTGGCTGATGCATCAGTTGTTCCCAGAAAGGGTGATATAAAACCTCTCTCCGCCCTTGAAGGGTCCCTCCCATTCGATAAAAATAGCCAAATCAAAGGTGACGACGGCAAATCAACAAACAAACCTGCACCTGTGACTCAGACAATCAAAATCAATTCACCCAACAGCACTGGAAAAGTATCGAGTTCTTCGACCCTGAGTAAAGAAGCATTGAGTAGAAGAGAAAACAAAAATGGCCAGGCACCACAGAATAAACAAAATCAATCTGCTGGTGATATCAAGCAGGACAAAAGAAAATGGGCCCTTGAGATCCTGGCAAGGAAAAATGCCAGCTCTATTGGTAGCAAAGATCAAACAGAAGGCACGGACGATCTCAGCAGGAATTACCCATTATTA GCAAAACTTCCTGTGGATATGAGGCCACAGCTCACAACTGGACGTCATAATAAAGTTCCCATGTCAGTTAGACAG GCACAACTTTACCGCATCGCCGAGTATTATCTGCAGAGAGCAAATTTGGACGTTATTCGCAGATGTGCAGATACTGAATTGGCTATTGCTGATGCTGTCAATGTAGAAAATGATATCTACGGGAAGTCCAGTAGCAAATCAGTTTATGTGAATCTTTGCTCCCAGGCTACTCGCCAGTCTGCCAAGCCAAAACCCGAGAATGATGCTTCAACTCTAACTGAAAAGGCTGAAGTTAGCAGCGATCTGATATCACAGCAGGTTACAACTGAAAATACCAATAGTGGTAGCAGTAATGTGGAAGAAGCTTTAGACAGAGCAGGCCTTTTGGATATTCCTGCTACTGCCGGACAAACTGATAAGAGTGAACTAGCTGGTGTTCTCGAGCAGAATGCGAGTGAAAATACTGTTTGTTTCAACAGCGTGGAAGAAGTGCTAAAAAGAGCAGGCCTCTTTGATTCCCCTCCTAACAGTCCCGAGAGAAAAAGTACAACAGCTGAAGGTAATTCCAGGACAGTTTCCGGTTCCCCAATTTCCACGCAACAAAAATATACAAATACAGACGATACTTACTTGGTGAATTTGGACTCTGAACCGAGCAGAAGTTTGCAGTCAAGTTCTGATTCTAGGGTTAGGGATGCATCCCCACTTAAAGATGAGGATGATTCATCAGTGCAGGTTCTGGACGATGCAAATTGTCAGAACCTCGATCAGAGGCCGTCCTATCAGCAACCAAAATGTAATTCTGAGGATGATCAGAAATTGATTCCCAGCGGAGAAACTACAGATGTAACAGCAAATGAAACCCTTTCAGTGAACTTGGCCGAAGTCGATAAATGCAGTTTGCAATGCGAAAAAACGAGTCAAACAGACAAGGAAACTGTAGCTGACATCCCTGATGAAGTTACCGGGCATGTGGAGAACTCAAAAGAAGTGGACATAACAGTGAGCGATTTGCATAATAAATCTAGTCATGGGAATAATGTGCCGAAAGAAGGTGAAGGAATCAGGCAAGCAGTGAAACTGGAGCCCGGTAAAGAGAAGTCTTCCAGTGGCAATCAAGAGTTGAATCGTAAACATTCCAAAGCAGACAAGTCATCTACCCATCCAGCAGAAAGTGTAGACAGTTTGAAGAAACCAGCACCTGATCCAGGCAATAACAGCGCATCAGATTCATCTAGTTCCGTACATAAGAAG GTTGAAATGTTTGTGAAAGAGAACATCAGGCCACTTTGCAAGAGCGGCGTAATCACCGTCGAGCAATACAGGTGGGCTGTTGCTAAAACGGCAGAGAAGGTTATGAAGCACCACTCGGAGGCTAAGAATGCCAACTTCCTGATCAAGGAGGGTGACAAGGTCAAAAAGCTTGCTCTGCAGTATGTTGAAGCGGCTCAGCAAAAGATCAGTTGA
- the LOC123062046 gene encoding uncharacterized protein At4g10930 isoform X1: MPMQMDVDGQPTEALEEMDNLVLRPFDSVLVENYTSENEICGICRDIVIDRGVLDGCQHWFCYTCIDNWSAITNRCPLCKIEFQNITSTPVYDSTGTGDTIEDDYPLTSGDDDWYDPGESNTLSFPSYYIDAEAVVCLDGGDCIIRSGLVAAEDNSALDTSIACDSCDLWYHAICVGFNPETTSEDSWLCPRCVSIEAKNESEVVLKQNVNGDSDRTSTDASFSGRVSVSVADDGETALVVSMVGVNSESKDDLLEGSLGSETAQEAFYCNSHPSYSIDDLSHEAVANACIPRNKDISCSSHNKSSETNLARTVSSEPTQRSSELSAMRESACILFSAEHGNILNEQSEVPQDGLSYSLLCRSKEAESTGEDAALPRNSNGKSPVIKSAQLSSAASKVARSADVDMINSDAVQKRKNDQNTQLPPMEDRQNASDMESGDEISHPAKKAKLGVPDQEMYLIANSGVSSSDCHATSIAAEVIASDTSKIATQNKYVPDIMSIVEGESYMRDPGRELAKPVGRRAGDKPGLRMKKILHKDGKESTAVVQKLQQEIREVVRDNGISILKKDNAFDEKLLTAFRSAIGKSMDGPAKKPNLSLARKSLLQKGKIRENLTKKLYASSTGRRRSAWHRDREVDFWKHRCSPGINPEKIETLQSVLQLLKKSSGTGTRKESAEEKKAFLSRLYLADASVVPRKGDIKPLSALEGSLPFDKNSQIKGDDGKSTNKPAPVTQTIKINSPNSTGKVSSSSTLSKEALSRRENKNGQAPQNKQNQSAGDIKQDKRKWALEILARKNASSIGSKDQTEGTDDLSRNYPLLAKLPVDMRPQLTTGRHNKVPMSVRQAQLYRIAEYYLQRANLDVIRRCADTELAIADAVNVENDIYGKSSSKSVYVNLCSQATRQSAKPKPENDASTLTEKAEVSSDLISQQVTTENTNSGSSNVEEALDRAGLLDIPATAGQTDKSELAGVLEQNASENTVCFNSVEEVLKRAGLFDSPPNSPERKSTTAEGNSRTVSGSPISTQQKYTNTDDTYLVNLDSEPSRSLQSSSDSRVRDASPLKDEDDSSVQVLDDANCQNLDQRPSYQQPKCNSEDDQKLIPSGETTDVTANETLSVNLAEVDKCSLQCEKTSQTDKETVADIPDEVTGHVENSKEVDITVSDLHNKSSHGNNVPKEGEGIRQAVKLEPGKEKSSSGNQELNRKHSKADKSSTHPAESVDSLKKPAPDPGNNSASDSSSSVHKKVEMFVKENIRPLCKSGVITVEQYRWAVAKTAEKVMKHHSEAKNANFLIKEGDKVKKLALQYVEAAQQKIS, from the exons ATGCCGATGCAGATGGATGTTGATGGGCAACCGACTGAAGCGCTGGAAGAGATGGATAACCTGGTATTGCGTCCCTTCGATTCCGTTCTTGTG GAAAATTATACATCTGAGAATGAAATTTGCGGCATTTGTAGAGATATTGTTATCGATAGAGGAGTTTTGGATGGTTGCCAACACTG GTTTTGCTATACATGCATAGACAACTGGTCTGCCATCACAAATCGCTGCCCCCTCTGCAAAATTGAATTTCAGAATATAACATCCACTCCA GTATATGATAGTACTGGTACTGGAGATACTATTGAAGACGATTACCCTTTAACAAG TGGTGATGATGATTGGTATGATCCAGGCGAAAGCAACACATTATCTTTCCCATCATACTATATAGATGCAGAA GCAGTAGTTTGTTTGGATGGAGGTGATTGCATAATTCGAAGTGGACTCGTTGCAGCTGAGGATAATTCAGCTTTAGATACATCAATTGCTTGTGATTCCTGTGATCTATG GTATCATGCTATATGTGTGGGCTTTAATCCAGAAACTACATCTGAAGATTCGTGGTTGTGCCCAAG ATGTGTATCTATTGAAGCGAAAAATGAATCAGAGGTTGTCCTGAAGCAAAACGTCAATGGAGATTCTGATAGAACATCTACCGATGCATCATTTTCTGGGAGGGTGTCAGTATCTGTTGCAGATGATGGTGAAACTGCCCTTGTTGTCTCGATGGTTGGTGTAAATTCTGAAAGTAAGGATGATCTACTAGAAGGTTCACTAGGCTCGGAGACAGCCCAAGAAGCATTTTATTGCAATTCACATCCAAGTTATTCCATAGATGATTTATCACATGAGGCTGTTGCAAATGCCTGTATCCCGAGGAACAAAGATATTTCCTGTAGCTCACACAATAAATCTTCTGAAACTAATCTGGCTCGCACGGTTTCTTCTGAACCAACACAAAGATCATCAGAACTTTCAGCAATGCGTGAGTCAGCATGTATCTTATTTAGCGCAGAGCATGGTAACATTTTGAATGAACAATCGGAAGTACCACAAGATGGGCTATCTTATTCATTATTATGTAGAAGTAAGGAGGCTGAAAGTACAGGAGAGGATGCTGCGCTGCCTAGAAACAGTAATGGGAAATCTCCAGTCATCAAATCTGCACAACTTTCATCAGCAG CTAGTAAGGTGGCAAGATCAGCTGATGTTGATATGATCAACTCAGACGCAGTTCAGAAGAGGAAAAATGACCAGAACACGCAGTTGCCACCCAT GGAGGATAGACAAAATGCCAGTGACATGGAATCAGGAGATGAAATTAGTCATCCTGCGAAGAAAGCAAAACTGGGAGTGCCGGATCAGGAAATGTATCTCATTGcaaactcaggcgtttcttcatcaGACTGCCATGCTACTTCGATTGCAGCCGAAGTTATTGCCAGTGATACATCAAAAATTGCCACACAGAATAAATATGTCCCTGATATAATGAGTATAGTTGAAGGAGAGAGCTATATGAGGGATCCTGGCAGGGAGCTGGCGAAGCCTGTAGGCAGAAGGGCAGGAGATAAGCCTGGTCTTAGAATGAAGAAGATTTTACACAAGGACGGAAAAGAATCAACTGCTGTAGTTCAGAAGCTACAACAAGAGATAAGGGAAGTAGTTAGAGATAATGGTATTAGTATACTCAAGAAGGATAACGCTTTTGACGAAAAACTTTTGACCGCATTCCGTTCAGCAATTGGGAAGTCCATGGATGGACCAGCCAAAAAACCCAACCTTTCACTCGCAAGGAAGTCACTGCTTCAAAAGGGCAAGATACGTGAGAATCTGACCAAGAAGTTGTATGCATCGTCCACAGGAAGGAGACGAAGTGCATGGCACCGTGACAGGGAAGTTGACTTCTGGAAACATCGTTGCTCCCCAGGGATAAATCCTGAAAAGATTGAGACACTGCAATCAGTACTTCAGTTACTCAAGAAATCCTCAGGTACTGGCACGCGCAAAGAAAGTGCTGAAGAGAAGAAAGCCTTTTTGTCCAGGTTATATCTGGCTGATGCATCAGTTGTTCCCAGAAAGGGTGATATAAAACCTCTCTCCGCCCTTGAAGGGTCCCTCCCATTCGATAAAAATAGCCAAATCAAAGGTGACGACGGCAAATCAACAAACAAACCTGCACCTGTGACTCAGACAATCAAAATCAATTCACCCAACAGCACTGGAAAAGTATCGAGTTCTTCGACCCTGAGTAAAGAAGCATTGAGTAGAAGAGAAAACAAAAATGGCCAGGCACCACAGAATAAACAAAATCAATCTGCTGGTGATATCAAGCAGGACAAAAGAAAATGGGCCCTTGAGATCCTGGCAAGGAAAAATGCCAGCTCTATTGGTAGCAAAGATCAAACAGAAGGCACGGACGATCTCAGCAGGAATTACCCATTATTA GCAAAACTTCCTGTGGATATGAGGCCACAGCTCACAACTGGACGTCATAATAAAGTTCCCATGTCAGTTAGACAG GCACAACTTTACCGCATCGCCGAGTATTATCTGCAGAGAGCAAATTTGGACGTTATTCGCAGATGTGCAGATACTGAATTGGCTATTGCTGATGCTGTCAATGTAGAAAATGATATCTACGGGAAGTCCAGTAGCAAATCAGTTTATGTGAATCTTTGCTCCCAGGCTACTCGCCAGTCTGCCAAGCCAAAACCCGAGAATGATGCTTCAACTCTAACTGAAAAGGCTGAAGTTAGCAGCGATCTGATATCACAGCAGGTTACAACTGAAAATACCAATAGTGGTAGCAGTAATGTGGAAGAAGCTTTAGACAGAGCAGGCCTTTTGGATATTCCTGCTACTGCCGGACAAACTGATAAGAGTGAACTAGCTGGTGTTCTCGAGCAGAATGCGAGTGAAAATACTGTTTGTTTCAACAGCGTGGAAGAAGTGCTAAAAAGAGCAGGCCTCTTTGATTCCCCTCCTAACAGTCCCGAGAGAAAAAGTACAACAGCTGAAGGTAATTCCAGGACAGTTTCCGGTTCCCCAATTTCCACGCAACAAAAATATACAAATACAGACGATACTTACTTGGTGAATTTGGACTCTGAACCGAGCAGAAGTTTGCAGTCAAGTTCTGATTCTAGGGTTAGGGATGCATCCCCACTTAAAGATGAGGATGATTCATCAGTGCAGGTTCTGGACGATGCAAATTGTCAGAACCTCGATCAGAGGCCGTCCTATCAGCAACCAAAATGTAATTCTGAGGATGATCAGAAATTGATTCCCAGCGGAGAAACTACAGATGTAACAGCAAATGAAACCCTTTCAGTGAACTTGGCCGAAGTCGATAAATGCAGTTTGCAATGCGAAAAAACGAGTCAAACAGACAAGGAAACTGTAGCTGACATCCCTGATGAAGTTACCGGGCATGTGGAGAACTCAAAAGAAGTGGACATAACAGTGAGCGATTTGCATAATAAATCTAGTCATGGGAATAATGTGCCGAAAGAAGGTGAAGGAATCAGGCAAGCAGTGAAACTGGAGCCCGGTAAAGAGAAGTCTTCCAGTGGCAATCAAGAGTTGAATCGTAAACATTCCAAAGCAGACAAGTCATCTACCCATCCAGCAGAAAGTGTAGACAGTTTGAAGAAACCAGCACCTGATCCAGGCAATAACAGCGCATCAGATTCATCTAGTTCCGTACATAAGAAG GTTGAAATGTTTGTGAAAGAGAACATCAGGCCACTTTGCAAGAGCGGCGTAATCACCGTCGAGCAATACAGGTGGGCTGTTGCTAAAACGGCAGAGAAGGTTATGAAGCACCACTCGGAGGCTAAGAATGCCAACTTCCTGATCAAGGAGGGTGACAAGGTCAAAAAGCTTGCTCTGCAGTATGTTGAAGCGGCTCAGCAAAAGATCAGTTGA
- the LOC123062046 gene encoding uncharacterized protein At4g10930 isoform X2 yields the protein MPMQMDVDGQPTEALEEMDNLENYTSENEICGICRDIVIDRGVLDGCQHWFCYTCIDNWSAITNRCPLCKIEFQNITSTPVYDSTGTGDTIEDDYPLTSGDDDWYDPGESNTLSFPSYYIDAEAVVCLDGGDCIIRSGLVAAEDNSALDTSIACDSCDLWYHAICVGFNPETTSEDSWLCPRCVSIEAKNESEVVLKQNVNGDSDRTSTDASFSGRVSVSVADDGETALVVSMVGVNSESKDDLLEGSLGSETAQEAFYCNSHPSYSIDDLSHEAVANACIPRNKDISCSSHNKSSETNLARTVSSEPTQRSSELSAMRESACILFSAEHGNILNEQSEVPQDGLSYSLLCRSKEAESTGEDAALPRNSNGKSPVIKSAQLSSAASKVARSADVDMINSDAVQKRKNDQNTQLPPMEDRQNASDMESGDEISHPAKKAKLGVPDQEMYLIANSGVSSSDCHATSIAAEVIASDTSKIATQNKYVPDIMSIVEGESYMRDPGRELAKPVGRRAGDKPGLRMKKILHKDGKESTAVVQKLQQEIREVVRDNGISILKKDNAFDEKLLTAFRSAIGKSMDGPAKKPNLSLARKSLLQKGKIRENLTKKLYASSTGRRRSAWHRDREVDFWKHRCSPGINPEKIETLQSVLQLLKKSSGTGTRKESAEEKKAFLSRLYLADASVVPRKGDIKPLSALEGSLPFDKNSQIKGDDGKSTNKPAPVTQTIKINSPNSTGKVSSSSTLSKEALSRRENKNGQAPQNKQNQSAGDIKQDKRKWALEILARKNASSIGSKDQTEGTDDLSRNYPLLAKLPVDMRPQLTTGRHNKVPMSVRQAQLYRIAEYYLQRANLDVIRRCADTELAIADAVNVENDIYGKSSSKSVYVNLCSQATRQSAKPKPENDASTLTEKAEVSSDLISQQVTTENTNSGSSNVEEALDRAGLLDIPATAGQTDKSELAGVLEQNASENTVCFNSVEEVLKRAGLFDSPPNSPERKSTTAEGNSRTVSGSPISTQQKYTNTDDTYLVNLDSEPSRSLQSSSDSRVRDASPLKDEDDSSVQVLDDANCQNLDQRPSYQQPKCNSEDDQKLIPSGETTDVTANETLSVNLAEVDKCSLQCEKTSQTDKETVADIPDEVTGHVENSKEVDITVSDLHNKSSHGNNVPKEGEGIRQAVKLEPGKEKSSSGNQELNRKHSKADKSSTHPAESVDSLKKPAPDPGNNSASDSSSSVHKKVEMFVKENIRPLCKSGVITVEQYRWAVAKTAEKVMKHHSEAKNANFLIKEGDKVKKLALQYVEAAQQKIS from the exons ATGCCGATGCAGATGGATGTTGATGGGCAACCGACTGAAGCGCTGGAAGAGATGGATAACCTG GAAAATTATACATCTGAGAATGAAATTTGCGGCATTTGTAGAGATATTGTTATCGATAGAGGAGTTTTGGATGGTTGCCAACACTG GTTTTGCTATACATGCATAGACAACTGGTCTGCCATCACAAATCGCTGCCCCCTCTGCAAAATTGAATTTCAGAATATAACATCCACTCCA GTATATGATAGTACTGGTACTGGAGATACTATTGAAGACGATTACCCTTTAACAAG TGGTGATGATGATTGGTATGATCCAGGCGAAAGCAACACATTATCTTTCCCATCATACTATATAGATGCAGAA GCAGTAGTTTGTTTGGATGGAGGTGATTGCATAATTCGAAGTGGACTCGTTGCAGCTGAGGATAATTCAGCTTTAGATACATCAATTGCTTGTGATTCCTGTGATCTATG GTATCATGCTATATGTGTGGGCTTTAATCCAGAAACTACATCTGAAGATTCGTGGTTGTGCCCAAG ATGTGTATCTATTGAAGCGAAAAATGAATCAGAGGTTGTCCTGAAGCAAAACGTCAATGGAGATTCTGATAGAACATCTACCGATGCATCATTTTCTGGGAGGGTGTCAGTATCTGTTGCAGATGATGGTGAAACTGCCCTTGTTGTCTCGATGGTTGGTGTAAATTCTGAAAGTAAGGATGATCTACTAGAAGGTTCACTAGGCTCGGAGACAGCCCAAGAAGCATTTTATTGCAATTCACATCCAAGTTATTCCATAGATGATTTATCACATGAGGCTGTTGCAAATGCCTGTATCCCGAGGAACAAAGATATTTCCTGTAGCTCACACAATAAATCTTCTGAAACTAATCTGGCTCGCACGGTTTCTTCTGAACCAACACAAAGATCATCAGAACTTTCAGCAATGCGTGAGTCAGCATGTATCTTATTTAGCGCAGAGCATGGTAACATTTTGAATGAACAATCGGAAGTACCACAAGATGGGCTATCTTATTCATTATTATGTAGAAGTAAGGAGGCTGAAAGTACAGGAGAGGATGCTGCGCTGCCTAGAAACAGTAATGGGAAATCTCCAGTCATCAAATCTGCACAACTTTCATCAGCAG CTAGTAAGGTGGCAAGATCAGCTGATGTTGATATGATCAACTCAGACGCAGTTCAGAAGAGGAAAAATGACCAGAACACGCAGTTGCCACCCAT GGAGGATAGACAAAATGCCAGTGACATGGAATCAGGAGATGAAATTAGTCATCCTGCGAAGAAAGCAAAACTGGGAGTGCCGGATCAGGAAATGTATCTCATTGcaaactcaggcgtttcttcatcaGACTGCCATGCTACTTCGATTGCAGCCGAAGTTATTGCCAGTGATACATCAAAAATTGCCACACAGAATAAATATGTCCCTGATATAATGAGTATAGTTGAAGGAGAGAGCTATATGAGGGATCCTGGCAGGGAGCTGGCGAAGCCTGTAGGCAGAAGGGCAGGAGATAAGCCTGGTCTTAGAATGAAGAAGATTTTACACAAGGACGGAAAAGAATCAACTGCTGTAGTTCAGAAGCTACAACAAGAGATAAGGGAAGTAGTTAGAGATAATGGTATTAGTATACTCAAGAAGGATAACGCTTTTGACGAAAAACTTTTGACCGCATTCCGTTCAGCAATTGGGAAGTCCATGGATGGACCAGCCAAAAAACCCAACCTTTCACTCGCAAGGAAGTCACTGCTTCAAAAGGGCAAGATACGTGAGAATCTGACCAAGAAGTTGTATGCATCGTCCACAGGAAGGAGACGAAGTGCATGGCACCGTGACAGGGAAGTTGACTTCTGGAAACATCGTTGCTCCCCAGGGATAAATCCTGAAAAGATTGAGACACTGCAATCAGTACTTCAGTTACTCAAGAAATCCTCAGGTACTGGCACGCGCAAAGAAAGTGCTGAAGAGAAGAAAGCCTTTTTGTCCAGGTTATATCTGGCTGATGCATCAGTTGTTCCCAGAAAGGGTGATATAAAACCTCTCTCCGCCCTTGAAGGGTCCCTCCCATTCGATAAAAATAGCCAAATCAAAGGTGACGACGGCAAATCAACAAACAAACCTGCACCTGTGACTCAGACAATCAAAATCAATTCACCCAACAGCACTGGAAAAGTATCGAGTTCTTCGACCCTGAGTAAAGAAGCATTGAGTAGAAGAGAAAACAAAAATGGCCAGGCACCACAGAATAAACAAAATCAATCTGCTGGTGATATCAAGCAGGACAAAAGAAAATGGGCCCTTGAGATCCTGGCAAGGAAAAATGCCAGCTCTATTGGTAGCAAAGATCAAACAGAAGGCACGGACGATCTCAGCAGGAATTACCCATTATTA GCAAAACTTCCTGTGGATATGAGGCCACAGCTCACAACTGGACGTCATAATAAAGTTCCCATGTCAGTTAGACAG GCACAACTTTACCGCATCGCCGAGTATTATCTGCAGAGAGCAAATTTGGACGTTATTCGCAGATGTGCAGATACTGAATTGGCTATTGCTGATGCTGTCAATGTAGAAAATGATATCTACGGGAAGTCCAGTAGCAAATCAGTTTATGTGAATCTTTGCTCCCAGGCTACTCGCCAGTCTGCCAAGCCAAAACCCGAGAATGATGCTTCAACTCTAACTGAAAAGGCTGAAGTTAGCAGCGATCTGATATCACAGCAGGTTACAACTGAAAATACCAATAGTGGTAGCAGTAATGTGGAAGAAGCTTTAGACAGAGCAGGCCTTTTGGATATTCCTGCTACTGCCGGACAAACTGATAAGAGTGAACTAGCTGGTGTTCTCGAGCAGAATGCGAGTGAAAATACTGTTTGTTTCAACAGCGTGGAAGAAGTGCTAAAAAGAGCAGGCCTCTTTGATTCCCCTCCTAACAGTCCCGAGAGAAAAAGTACAACAGCTGAAGGTAATTCCAGGACAGTTTCCGGTTCCCCAATTTCCACGCAACAAAAATATACAAATACAGACGATACTTACTTGGTGAATTTGGACTCTGAACCGAGCAGAAGTTTGCAGTCAAGTTCTGATTCTAGGGTTAGGGATGCATCCCCACTTAAAGATGAGGATGATTCATCAGTGCAGGTTCTGGACGATGCAAATTGTCAGAACCTCGATCAGAGGCCGTCCTATCAGCAACCAAAATGTAATTCTGAGGATGATCAGAAATTGATTCCCAGCGGAGAAACTACAGATGTAACAGCAAATGAAACCCTTTCAGTGAACTTGGCCGAAGTCGATAAATGCAGTTTGCAATGCGAAAAAACGAGTCAAACAGACAAGGAAACTGTAGCTGACATCCCTGATGAAGTTACCGGGCATGTGGAGAACTCAAAAGAAGTGGACATAACAGTGAGCGATTTGCATAATAAATCTAGTCATGGGAATAATGTGCCGAAAGAAGGTGAAGGAATCAGGCAAGCAGTGAAACTGGAGCCCGGTAAAGAGAAGTCTTCCAGTGGCAATCAAGAGTTGAATCGTAAACATTCCAAAGCAGACAAGTCATCTACCCATCCAGCAGAAAGTGTAGACAGTTTGAAGAAACCAGCACCTGATCCAGGCAATAACAGCGCATCAGATTCATCTAGTTCCGTACATAAGAAG GTTGAAATGTTTGTGAAAGAGAACATCAGGCCACTTTGCAAGAGCGGCGTAATCACCGTCGAGCAATACAGGTGGGCTGTTGCTAAAACGGCAGAGAAGGTTATGAAGCACCACTCGGAGGCTAAGAATGCCAACTTCCTGATCAAGGAGGGTGACAAGGTCAAAAAGCTTGCTCTGCAGTATGTTGAAGCGGCTCAGCAAAAGATCAGTTGA